A part of Streptomyces sp. NBC_01497 genomic DNA contains:
- a CDS encoding Na+/H+ antiporter NhaA → MTESATGDAYTGRTECNSRVRSPWRDFLRTETGSAAVLLAGVVAALIWANTGFGAYEMVWRTTLSVRLGSMDVSLDLRGWVNSGLMAMFFFVVGLEARREFDMGELRDRRRVALPLIAGACGLCVPVLIFVAVNAGHGTEHGWGAAMSTDTAFALGMLALLGRRRLPAGLRTFVLSVAVVDDFVALAVIAFAYSGTVVVPALLTAVGILVAVLVIRALGMHQGAVYAVLALAIWVALQKSGIDPVVTGLVMGLLTYAYPAARGDLERASGLFRRFREQPTPELERTARRGLASAISPNERLQRAFHPWTSYVIVPVFALANAGIEFSSGELSRAFSSTVTWGILGGLVLGKPIAILGSSLVTSTVTRGKVRPPVGWGAVAAGGTVAGVGFTVSLLIATLAFHGQRLAEAKIGILTAMIGAFVLTWTVTAVIGRLPKPLRGRALLGTAETIVDLAVPVDPERDKVRGPHDAPVTVVEYGDFECPYCGRAESAIRALLKEFGDDVRYVWRHLPLTDVHPRAQIAAEASEAAAEQGRFWEMHDLLLDHQGALRVEDLRGYAQQLGLDMERFGRHLRHHAGASRVADDVESADQSGVSGTPTFFVNGRRHTGAYDIDHLSTAVRTARVRAALGAPG, encoded by the coding sequence GTGACGGAATCCGCGACAGGCGACGCGTACACCGGCCGGACGGAATGCAACTCCCGCGTCCGATCTCCTTGGCGCGACTTCCTCCGCACCGAGACGGGCAGTGCCGCCGTCCTGCTGGCCGGGGTCGTCGCCGCACTCATCTGGGCCAATACGGGCTTCGGCGCGTACGAGATGGTCTGGCGCACCACGCTGTCCGTGCGACTCGGGAGCATGGATGTCTCCCTCGACCTGCGCGGCTGGGTCAACAGCGGGCTGATGGCGATGTTCTTCTTCGTCGTCGGCCTGGAGGCCCGCCGCGAGTTCGACATGGGCGAACTGCGCGACCGGCGCCGCGTGGCGCTGCCGCTGATCGCGGGGGCGTGCGGGCTCTGCGTGCCCGTACTGATCTTCGTGGCCGTCAACGCGGGGCACGGCACCGAACACGGCTGGGGCGCCGCGATGTCGACCGACACCGCCTTCGCGCTCGGCATGCTCGCCCTGCTCGGGCGACGGCGGCTGCCCGCCGGGCTGCGCACGTTCGTGCTGTCGGTCGCCGTGGTCGACGACTTCGTCGCCCTCGCCGTCATCGCCTTCGCGTACAGCGGGACCGTCGTCGTGCCCGCCTTGCTGACCGCCGTCGGCATCCTGGTCGCGGTCCTGGTGATCCGGGCGCTCGGAATGCACCAGGGCGCCGTCTACGCGGTACTCGCCCTGGCCATCTGGGTCGCCCTGCAGAAGTCGGGCATCGATCCCGTCGTCACCGGTCTCGTGATGGGACTGCTGACGTACGCCTACCCGGCCGCGCGCGGCGACCTGGAACGGGCGAGCGGTCTCTTCCGCAGGTTCCGCGAGCAGCCCACCCCCGAACTGGAGCGCACCGCGCGCCGCGGACTCGCCTCCGCCATCTCCCCGAACGAGCGGCTCCAGCGCGCGTTCCACCCCTGGACGAGCTACGTCATCGTCCCGGTGTTCGCCCTCGCCAACGCGGGCATCGAGTTCAGCTCGGGCGAGCTCTCGCGCGCCTTCTCCTCGACGGTGACCTGGGGCATCCTCGGCGGCCTCGTGCTCGGCAAGCCGATCGCGATCCTGGGCTCCTCGCTGGTCACCTCCACCGTCACCCGCGGGAAGGTGCGCCCACCGGTCGGCTGGGGCGCGGTCGCCGCGGGCGGCACCGTCGCGGGTGTCGGCTTCACCGTGTCGCTGCTGATCGCGACGCTGGCCTTCCACGGGCAGCGGCTGGCCGAGGCCAAGATCGGCATCCTGACCGCCATGATCGGTGCGTTCGTCCTCACCTGGACGGTCACCGCGGTCATCGGCCGCCTCCCGAAGCCGCTGCGCGGCCGGGCCCTGCTGGGGACCGCCGAGACCATTGTGGATCTCGCGGTGCCCGTCGACCCCGAGCGGGACAAGGTGCGCGGCCCGCACGACGCCCCGGTGACCGTCGTCGAGTACGGCGACTTCGAATGCCCGTACTGCGGCCGCGCCGAATCGGCGATCCGCGCGCTGCTCAAGGAGTTCGGCGACGACGTGCGCTACGTGTGGCGCCACCTCCCGCTCACCGATGTGCACCCGCGGGCGCAGATCGCCGCCGAGGCGTCCGAGGCGGCAGCCGAGCAGGGCCGTTTCTGGGAGATGCACGACCTGCTGCTGGACCACCAGGGGGCGCTGCGGGTGGAGGACCTGCGCGGTTACGCGCAGCAGCTCGGCCTCGACATGGAACGCTTCGGCCGCCATCTCCGCCACCACGCGGGCGCGTCCCGCGTGGCGGACGACGTCGAGTCCGCCGACCAGAGCGGCGTCTCGGGAACACCGACCTTCTTCGTCAACGGCCGCCGCCACACCGGGGCCTACGACATCGACCACCTGTCGACGGCTGTCCGGACCGCCCGCGTGCGCGCCGCCCTGGGCGCGCCCGGCTGA
- a CDS encoding tyrosine-protein phosphatase, which translates to MTPRMTHVRWASCAVAAAAVLTSVTAQTAGAAPASHSSHSSHPSGSQRTSPRIPFTAAEVTAQENGSYKITWKAPGVRHVAIRANGRTVASGGSTGSVTVRGLPATLDRQWFDLVPDRGGKLHLADRLVKLDGTDNFRDAGGYRTADGHWVKMGVVYRSNALNNLTDADIAKLKRLGISVDYDLRMTSERTAGPDRLPRGVRYVVANVTGDSTSTTDLPTTVEGAEQLMTDGEKSMVSSATAKDAYSTVFNGILADADGSLYHCTAGKDRTGWASAVLLTALGVPRETVFEDYLASNTYRAAANAAALAAMPAAQAAVYKPLLDVRAEYLNSGFDEVKDQYGSFASYEKKALGLDAKDIKRLKSELLTG; encoded by the coding sequence ATGACTCCTCGCATGACCCATGTCAGATGGGCTTCCTGCGCCGTGGCAGCGGCCGCCGTGCTCACGAGCGTGACGGCTCAGACCGCCGGCGCGGCCCCGGCCTCCCACTCGTCCCACTCGTCCCACCCCTCCGGCTCGCAGCGGACCTCCCCGCGCATCCCCTTCACCGCTGCCGAGGTCACGGCGCAGGAGAACGGCTCGTACAAGATCACCTGGAAGGCGCCGGGTGTGCGGCACGTCGCCATCCGCGCCAACGGCCGGACCGTCGCCTCCGGCGGTTCGACCGGTTCCGTCACGGTCAGGGGCCTGCCCGCCACCCTCGACCGGCAGTGGTTCGACCTCGTACCCGACAGGGGCGGCAAACTCCACCTGGCCGACCGTCTGGTGAAGCTCGACGGGACGGACAACTTCCGTGACGCGGGCGGTTACCGCACCGCCGACGGCCACTGGGTGAAGATGGGCGTCGTATACCGTTCGAACGCCCTGAACAACCTCACGGACGCCGACATCGCCAAGCTCAAGCGCCTCGGCATCTCCGTCGACTACGACCTGCGCATGACCTCGGAGCGGACCGCTGGACCGGACCGCCTGCCCCGAGGGGTGCGCTATGTGGTCGCCAACGTCACCGGCGACTCCACCAGCACGACCGATCTGCCCACAACGGTCGAGGGCGCCGAGCAGTTGATGACCGACGGCGAGAAGTCGATGGTCAGCTCGGCGACCGCCAAGGACGCCTACTCCACGGTCTTCAACGGGATCCTCGCGGACGCCGACGGCTCGCTGTACCACTGCACCGCCGGAAAGGACCGTACGGGCTGGGCGAGCGCCGTCCTGCTCACCGCGCTGGGTGTGCCCCGCGAGACGGTCTTCGAGGACTACCTCGCGTCCAACACGTACCGTGCGGCGGCCAACGCTGCGGCCCTGGCAGCGATGCCGGCCGCCCAGGCCGCCGTGTACAAGCCGCTCCTGGACGTGCGAGCGGAGTACCTGAACTCCGGTTTCGACGAGGTGAAGGACCAGTACGGCTCCTTCGCCTCGTACGAGAAGAAGGCGCTCGGTCTCGACGCCAAGGACATCAAGCGGCTCAAGTCCGAGTTGCTGACCGGCTGA
- a CDS encoding ATP-binding protein, with amino-acid sequence MTPQELRGLFLFEKLDEKQLGWLSERGRLEQRTAGSFVYREGEPATCFYVLLSGTVALSREMHGDDVETSRTEQRGVYAGSTQAYLGDRVDQTYKNSLRAISDSEFFVLAADEFATAVRTWFPMALHLLEGLFFGYRAANSLVNERERLLALGSLSAGLTHELNNPAAAAVRATEALRDRVAGMRHKLALIADGRLDGSRLHQLVELQDTAVKQAASAPSLSALETSDAEDVLSDWLDERGVVNPWDIAPTLVAGGVGVPWLETVADTVGDTYLDSAVRWLAYAIDTELLMGEIDDAVTRVSDLVGAAKKYSQLDRAPQQTVDVHELLEATLTMLRAKIPTGIRIVKDYDRTLPEVPAYGAELNQVWTNLIDNAVDAMGTTGTLSIRTWGDDNNHLLVGIGDTGTGIAPEIRPRIFEPFFTTKGVGEGTGLGLDISYRIVVNKHHGDIRVESRPGDTQFIVCLPMTQEEEPGPEGPEGADASPGSSAAQDNAPTGPRPGTP; translated from the coding sequence ATGACTCCACAGGAACTGCGCGGGCTCTTCCTCTTCGAGAAGCTGGACGAGAAACAGCTCGGCTGGCTCTCCGAGCGGGGCCGGCTGGAACAGCGCACGGCGGGCAGCTTCGTGTACCGCGAGGGCGAGCCGGCCACCTGCTTCTACGTCCTGCTCAGCGGCACGGTCGCGCTGAGCCGGGAGATGCACGGCGACGACGTCGAGACGTCGAGGACCGAGCAGCGGGGCGTGTACGCGGGCTCCACGCAGGCCTACCTCGGGGACCGGGTCGACCAGACGTACAAGAACTCGCTGAGGGCGATCAGCGACAGCGAGTTCTTCGTGCTGGCCGCCGACGAGTTCGCCACGGCCGTCCGTACGTGGTTCCCGATGGCTCTGCACCTGCTGGAGGGGCTGTTCTTCGGCTACCGGGCCGCGAACTCACTGGTGAACGAGCGGGAGCGGCTGCTGGCGCTCGGGTCGCTGTCCGCCGGCCTGACGCATGAGCTGAACAACCCGGCGGCGGCGGCCGTGCGCGCGACGGAAGCGCTGCGCGACCGGGTGGCGGGCATGCGGCACAAGCTGGCGCTGATCGCCGACGGGCGGCTCGACGGCAGCCGGCTCCACCAGCTCGTCGAACTGCAGGACACCGCGGTGAAACAGGCGGCGTCCGCGCCGTCGCTGTCCGCCCTGGAGACGTCGGACGCGGAGGACGTGCTGTCGGACTGGCTCGACGAGCGCGGTGTGGTCAACCCGTGGGACATCGCTCCGACGCTGGTCGCGGGCGGTGTCGGGGTGCCGTGGCTGGAAACGGTGGCGGACACCGTCGGCGACACGTATCTCGACTCGGCGGTGCGCTGGCTCGCGTACGCGATCGACACCGAGCTGCTGATGGGCGAGATCGACGACGCGGTCACCAGGGTCTCCGACCTGGTGGGAGCGGCGAAGAAGTACTCGCAGCTCGACCGGGCGCCGCAGCAGACGGTCGACGTGCACGAGCTGCTCGAAGCGACGCTGACGATGCTGCGCGCGAAGATCCCGACCGGCATCAGGATCGTCAAGGACTACGACAGGACACTGCCCGAGGTCCCCGCGTACGGCGCCGAACTGAACCAGGTGTGGACGAACCTCATCGACAACGCCGTGGACGCGATGGGCACCACCGGCACGCTCTCCATCCGCACCTGGGGCGACGACAACAACCATCTGCTGGTGGGAATCGGCGACACGGGCACGGGCATCGCGCCGGAGATCAGGCCGCGCATCTTCGAGCCGTTCTTCACGACGAAGGGCGTCGGCGAGGGCACCGGCCTCGGCCTGGACATCTCGTACCGCATCGTGGTCAACAAGCACCACGGCGACATCAGGGTCGAGTCCCGGCCCGGCGACACGCAGTTCATCGTGTGCCTGCCGATGACGCAGGAGGAGGAGCCGGGGCCGGAAGGCCCCGAGGGGGCCGATGCCTCGCCGGGCTCGTCAGCTGCGCAGGACAACGCTCCGACCGGCCCCCGGCCGGGTACCCCGTAG
- a CDS encoding FAD-dependent oxidoreductase, with amino-acid sequence MTNPTILTVDDDPTVSRAVARDIRRRYGDRYRVVRAVSGQEALEALSEIKLRGDQLAVMLADYRMPRMNGIEFLERAMDLFPLARRVLLTAYADTDAAIDAINVVDLDHYLLKPWNPPEQNLYPVIDTLLEAWLATPDPASAMTRVVGHRWSRPSYAARDFLARNLVPYQWLPVDEPEGERLLAAAGLDTEARLPLVVLADGSSLVAPTESELAAHVGLSTTPASDFYDLVVIGAGPAGLGAAVYGASEGLNTVLVEREATGGQAGQSSRIENYLGFPDGVSGSQLTDRARRQALKFGAEILSAREVVSLEAAGSARVLHLGSGETIGAHTVVLATGVSYRRLPAPGLEEFTGAGVYYGSAVTEAQGCEGAEVYVVGGANSAGQAAVYFSRYASRVHMLVRSGDLTRSMSSYLIDQIAAIDNIVVHPYTEVADAKGDHHLQQLTLRDVRSGTTDTVDASWLFVFIGAAPRTKWLDGVLARDPGGFVVTGPDLVAGGKRIAGWSLPRDPYHLESSVPGVFAAGDVRAASVKRVASAVGEGAMAVSLAHRYLEAQ; translated from the coding sequence ATGACGAATCCGACGATCTTGACCGTGGATGACGACCCCACGGTATCCCGCGCCGTGGCCAGGGACATCCGGCGCCGGTACGGCGACCGGTACCGGGTGGTACGCGCGGTGTCCGGCCAGGAGGCGCTGGAGGCGCTGAGCGAGATCAAGCTGCGCGGCGACCAGCTGGCCGTGATGCTCGCCGACTACCGGATGCCGCGGATGAACGGCATCGAGTTCCTTGAGCGGGCCATGGACCTGTTCCCCCTGGCCCGCCGGGTGCTGCTGACCGCGTACGCGGACACGGACGCGGCGATCGACGCGATCAACGTCGTCGATCTCGACCACTACCTGCTCAAGCCGTGGAACCCGCCGGAGCAGAACCTCTACCCGGTGATCGACACCCTGCTGGAGGCGTGGCTGGCGACGCCCGATCCGGCGAGCGCCATGACGCGGGTGGTCGGCCACCGGTGGTCGCGCCCGTCGTACGCGGCCCGCGACTTCCTGGCCCGCAACCTCGTGCCGTACCAGTGGCTGCCGGTGGACGAGCCGGAGGGCGAGCGGCTGCTCGCCGCCGCCGGCCTGGACACCGAGGCGCGGCTGCCGCTGGTCGTACTGGCGGACGGCAGCTCGCTGGTGGCGCCCACGGAGAGTGAACTCGCCGCGCACGTCGGCCTGTCCACGACCCCCGCGTCCGACTTCTACGACCTGGTCGTCATCGGCGCCGGGCCCGCGGGGCTGGGCGCCGCCGTCTACGGCGCGTCGGAGGGCCTGAACACGGTGCTGGTGGAGCGCGAGGCGACCGGCGGACAGGCCGGCCAGTCGAGCCGCATCGAGAACTACCTGGGGTTCCCCGACGGCGTCTCGGGCTCCCAGCTCACCGACCGGGCGCGGCGGCAGGCGCTCAAGTTCGGCGCGGAGATCCTCAGCGCCCGGGAGGTGGTGTCGCTGGAGGCGGCGGGTTCCGCGCGGGTCCTGCACCTCGGCAGCGGCGAGACGATCGGCGCGCACACCGTCGTCCTCGCCACGGGCGTCTCCTACCGGCGCCTGCCCGCCCCCGGCCTGGAGGAGTTCACGGGCGCCGGCGTCTACTACGGCTCGGCCGTCACCGAGGCCCAGGGATGCGAGGGCGCGGAGGTGTACGTGGTCGGCGGCGCCAACTCGGCGGGGCAGGCCGCGGTGTACTTCTCGCGCTACGCGAGCCGGGTGCACATGCTGGTGCGCTCGGGCGACCTGACGCGTTCCATGTCGAGCTACCTGATCGACCAGATCGCGGCGATCGACAACATCGTGGTCCATCCGTACACCGAGGTGGCCGACGCCAAGGGCGACCACCATCTCCAGCAGCTCACCCTGCGGGACGTGCGCTCCGGTACGACGGACACGGTCGACGCCTCATGGCTGTTCGTGTTCATCGGCGCGGCGCCGCGCACGAAGTGGCTCGACGGGGTGCTGGCCCGCGACCCGGGCGGGTTCGTGGTCACGGGCCCCGATCTGGTGGCGGGCGGGAAGCGGATCGCGGGCTGGTCCCTGCCGCGTGACCCCTACCACCTGGAATCCAGTGTGCCCGGTGTGTTCGCGGCGGGGGACGTGCGGGCCGCGTCCGTCAAGCGCGTGGCGTCGGCCGTCGGCGAGGGCGCGATGGCGGTATCGCTGGCGCATCGTTATCTGGAGGCACAGTGA
- a CDS encoding beta-glucanase → MSVKQWFASLFPSQRSRPYPPGPGALPPLAFEADFSSAEQWVEGRSWSYPDGGPVNPGDNKLDHLVTDPAFCRTGVFRAERRPDGLWNTGLLTTEGSEEGFMVRTGDVLEVRARLSEGIGAWPAVWTWRDGGNEVDVFEYHPDNPDLLELSNHVGGGSYDHRDPALRPGAWVSVRTEFGARSVVWWVNGRRVFADGRGVGRGWEAYLIVNLSVSAGRYHPAPERSQSALSFEVGRLRVHRP, encoded by the coding sequence ATGTCCGTGAAGCAGTGGTTCGCGTCGTTGTTCCCTTCTCAGCGCTCCCGCCCGTATCCGCCCGGTCCCGGAGCCCTCCCTCCCCTGGCCTTCGAGGCCGATTTCTCGTCGGCGGAGCAGTGGGTGGAGGGGCGGTCCTGGAGCTATCCGGACGGCGGTCCCGTCAACCCCGGCGACAACAAGCTCGACCACCTGGTGACTGATCCCGCCTTCTGCCGGACCGGGGTCTTCCGCGCGGAGCGCCGCCCGGACGGGCTGTGGAACACCGGTCTGCTCACCACCGAGGGCAGCGAGGAGGGGTTCATGGTGCGCACAGGGGACGTGCTGGAGGTACGGGCCCGGCTGTCCGAGGGGATCGGGGCCTGGCCCGCGGTGTGGACGTGGCGGGACGGCGGCAACGAGGTCGACGTATTCGAGTACCACCCGGACAACCCGGATCTGCTGGAGCTGTCGAACCACGTCGGCGGCGGGTCGTACGACCACCGGGACCCGGCGCTGCGGCCCGGGGCATGGGTCTCCGTGCGGACCGAGTTCGGCGCGCGCTCGGTCGTGTGGTGGGTCAACGGCAGGCGGGTCTTCGCGGACGGGCGCGGCGTGGGGCGCGGCTGGGAGGCGTACCTGATCGTGAACCTGTCCGTGTCCGCGGGCCGCTACCACCCCGCGCCGGAGCGGTCACAGTCCGCACTCAGCTTCGAAGTCGGGCGGCTACGGGTACACCGTCCCTAG
- a CDS encoding acetamidase/formamidase family protein gives MAQHQLESAPTTVTNVFSRDTPPVLTVEPGDTLVVHTLDCSGHLERLRSPGETRPRMFDSKPGHCLVGPVAVRGAVPGATLAVQLAELHPDAWGFTAANSRDTPLNRRLGLTGAGPAHLLWDIDEEAGTATEQHGHTVPLAPFLGVVGLPPAEPGEHPTGPPRAEGGGNIDCRELVAGSTLYLPVTVPGALLCVGDGHAAQGDGEVSGTAIECGMTTTLRLDLIEEKPPVPGIHAVTPAGRVTFGFDADLNEASAQALDAMLVWLGALYGLDRPTALALASTVVDLRVTQIANGVWGVHALLPDGALTTRTA, from the coding sequence GTGGCACAGCACCAACTCGAATCCGCACCCACCACCGTCACCAACGTCTTCTCCCGCGACACGCCTCCCGTCCTGACCGTAGAGCCGGGCGACACCCTCGTCGTCCACACCCTCGACTGCTCGGGCCACCTGGAGCGGCTGCGGTCACCGGGCGAGACCCGTCCCCGCATGTTCGACTCGAAGCCGGGCCACTGCCTCGTCGGTCCCGTCGCCGTACGCGGCGCCGTACCCGGTGCGACGCTCGCCGTCCAGTTGGCCGAGCTCCATCCCGACGCGTGGGGCTTCACCGCCGCCAACTCCCGGGACACACCCCTCAACCGCCGCCTGGGCCTCACCGGCGCCGGGCCCGCCCATCTGCTGTGGGACATCGACGAGGAGGCCGGCACGGCCACCGAACAGCACGGTCACACCGTGCCCCTCGCCCCCTTCCTCGGTGTCGTCGGGCTGCCGCCGGCCGAACCGGGCGAGCATCCCACCGGACCTCCCCGGGCCGAGGGCGGCGGCAACATCGACTGCCGTGAACTGGTGGCGGGTTCGACGCTGTACCTGCCCGTGACGGTCCCCGGGGCCCTTCTGTGCGTGGGGGACGGGCACGCGGCGCAGGGGGACGGCGAGGTCTCCGGCACGGCGATCGAGTGCGGCATGACGACCACGCTCCGCCTCGACCTGATCGAGGAGAAGCCTCCCGTGCCGGGCATCCACGCCGTCACTCCCGCGGGGCGCGTCACCTTCGGTTTCGACGCGGACCTGAACGAGGCGTCCGCCCAGGCCCTCGACGCCATGCTGGTCTGGCTCGGCGCCCTGTACGGCCTCGACAGGCCCACGGCGCTCGCACTCGCCAGCACCGTCGTCGACCTGCGGGTGACGCAGATCGCGAACGGCGTCTGGGGTGTGCACGCGCTGCTCCCCGACGGCGCCCTGACCACGCGGACCGCATAG
- a CDS encoding metallophosphoesterase family protein, with protein MRILLTSDTHLPKRAKVLPGELLDAIAAADVVVHAGDWVDEPALDLFEARARRLVGVYGNNDGPGLRARLPEVASADLGGLRFAVVHETGPAQGRERRCAERFPGIDVLVFGHSHIPWDTTAPGGLRLLNPGSPTDRRRQPHCTYVTAEVTGGRLSEVVFHRLPPR; from the coding sequence ATGCGCATCCTGCTGACGTCCGACACCCATCTCCCCAAGCGGGCCAAGGTGCTGCCGGGCGAACTCCTCGACGCGATCGCCGCCGCCGACGTCGTCGTCCACGCGGGCGACTGGGTGGACGAGCCGGCACTGGACCTGTTCGAGGCGCGTGCCCGCCGGCTCGTCGGCGTGTACGGCAACAACGACGGGCCGGGGCTGCGGGCGCGGCTGCCCGAGGTGGCGTCCGCGGATCTCGGGGGCCTGCGGTTCGCCGTCGTCCATGAGACGGGCCCCGCGCAGGGCCGCGAACGACGGTGCGCCGAGCGGTTCCCCGGCATCGACGTCCTCGTCTTCGGTCACAGCCACATTCCGTGGGACACCACGGCACCCGGCGGGCTGCGGCTGCTGAACCCGGGCTCGCCCACCGACCGCAGGCGTCAGCCCCATTGCACCTACGTCACCGCCGAGGTGACGGGCGGCCGGCTGAGCGAGGTCGTGTTTCACCGGCTGCCGCCACGCTGA
- a CDS encoding phage holin family protein, with protein MTQTFDRPAARGSDSVGALVKDASEDLSQLVRQELRLAQAEMRVKGKRYGRGGGLFGSAAVVGFLALAALVAAAVAGLALALPLWGSALIVGGVLLALAAVLAMLGRKEFGKAAPPAPEQAIDGVRSDVAEIKERAHR; from the coding sequence GTGACCCAGACCTTCGACCGGCCGGCCGCCCGCGGCTCCGACTCGGTGGGGGCCCTGGTCAAGGACGCCTCCGAGGATCTCTCCCAGCTCGTACGGCAGGAACTGCGGCTCGCCCAGGCCGAGATGCGGGTGAAGGGCAAGAGGTACGGCCGTGGCGGTGGCCTCTTCGGCTCGGCCGCCGTCGTCGGCTTCCTCGCGCTCGCGGCCCTGGTCGCCGCGGCCGTCGCCGGACTCGCACTCGCGCTGCCCCTGTGGGGGTCGGCGCTGATCGTGGGCGGGGTACTGCTCGCGCTCGCGGCTGTGCTGGCGATGCTGGGGCGCAAGGAGTTCGGCAAGGCGGCCCCGCCGGCACCGGAGCAGGCGATCGACGGTGTACGCAGCGATGTGGCCGAGATCAAGGAGAGGGCACACCGATGA
- a CDS encoding DUF3618 domain-containing protein, translating into MTDEAHDDVTSGAETAESMDELRAEVEDTRARLGSTVEALAAKTDVVARAKEKAAALKGRVQDSTPEPLREKAQQARSLARRNRTPVLAAGAGAVLVAALAVRRARRKGK; encoded by the coding sequence ATGACCGACGAGGCCCACGACGACGTCACGAGCGGCGCGGAGACGGCCGAGAGCATGGACGAACTGCGTGCCGAGGTCGAAGATACGCGGGCGAGGCTCGGCTCCACCGTGGAGGCGCTCGCGGCGAAGACCGATGTCGTGGCGCGGGCCAAGGAGAAGGCCGCCGCTCTCAAGGGCCGTGTGCAGGACAGCACGCCCGAACCGCTGCGCGAGAAGGCGCAGCAGGCGAGGAGCCTTGCCCGTCGCAACCGCACACCGGTGCTGGCGGCGGGCGCGGGTGCCGTCCTCGTCGCGGCCCTCGCCGTCCGCCGGGCCCGCAGAAAGGGCAAGTGA
- a CDS encoding macrolide family glycosyltransferase: MTSVPERGPAHIAMFSTALHGHVNPNLGVVRELVARGHRVSYAVPPSFTGVVAETGARPVPYSSVLPADGDQDAWGTELVDHLEPFLTDAIQALPQLAGAFENDRPDLVLYDITSYPARVLAHRWGVPVIQLSPAMVAWRGYEEEVGRAVFEPMKQTVRGKEFYGTFARWIAENGMDIAVEDFMGRPDRCLVLIPGVLQPNVDRVDTPVYTFVGSCQGERAEQGVWSRPPGAERVLLVSLGSTFTKQPAFYRACVEAFGNLPGWHVVLQIGRHVDAAVLGDVPANVDVRTWVPQLSVLRQADAFITHAGAGGAQEGLATGTPMVAVPQAVDQFGNADTLVALGVARRLDTPDATPDALRDAVLSLVGDPEVARRLREIGAAMAAEGGAPRAADLIEAELLARASD, encoded by the coding sequence ATGACCTCCGTACCCGAGCGCGGTCCGGCGCACATCGCCATGTTCTCCACCGCGTTGCACGGCCATGTGAACCCCAACCTCGGTGTCGTCAGGGAGCTGGTGGCCCGCGGCCACCGGGTCAGTTACGCGGTACCGCCGTCGTTCACCGGCGTGGTCGCCGAGACGGGGGCGCGGCCCGTCCCGTACAGCTCCGTGCTGCCGGCCGACGGCGATCAGGACGCGTGGGGTACGGAGCTGGTCGACCACCTCGAACCGTTCCTCACCGACGCCATCCAGGCGCTTCCGCAGCTCGCCGGCGCCTTCGAGAACGACCGGCCCGACCTCGTCCTGTACGACATCACGTCCTATCCGGCGCGCGTGCTCGCGCACCGCTGGGGCGTGCCGGTCATCCAGCTCTCGCCGGCCATGGTGGCGTGGCGGGGCTACGAGGAGGAAGTCGGCCGGGCGGTGTTCGAGCCGATGAAACAGACCGTGCGCGGCAAGGAGTTCTACGGCACGTTCGCCCGGTGGATCGCCGAGAACGGCATGGACATCGCCGTCGAGGACTTCATGGGCCGGCCGGACCGGTGCCTCGTGCTCATCCCCGGGGTGCTCCAGCCGAACGTGGACCGGGTGGACACCCCGGTGTACACGTTCGTCGGCTCGTGCCAGGGCGAGCGCGCGGAGCAGGGGGTGTGGTCGCGCCCCCCGGGCGCGGAGCGGGTGCTGCTCGTTTCGCTGGGTTCGACGTTCACCAAGCAGCCCGCCTTCTACCGCGCCTGCGTCGAAGCCTTCGGCAACCTTCCCGGCTGGCACGTCGTGCTCCAGATCGGACGGCACGTCGACGCGGCGGTACTCGGCGACGTCCCCGCGAACGTCGACGTGCGCACCTGGGTACCGCAGTTGTCGGTGCTGCGGCAGGCGGACGCGTTCATCACCCACGCGGGCGCGGGCGGCGCCCAGGAGGGCCTCGCCACCGGGACTCCGATGGTGGCCGTCCCGCAGGCGGTGGACCAGTTCGGTAACGCGGACACGCTGGTCGCGCTCGGGGTCGCCCGCCGCCTCGACACTCCGGACGCGACGCCTGACGCGCTGCGCGACGCGGTGCTCTCGCTCGTCGGGGACCCGGAAGTGGCCCGCAGGCTGCGGGAGATCGGCGCCGCCATGGCAGCGGAAGGCGGCGCGCCGAGGGCCGCGGACCTGATCGAGGCGGAACTCCTCGCACGCGCCTCGGACTGA
- a CDS encoding DUF6295 family protein, with product MCTYLTEKFALDGSGKGAGGYFTLTDAMVYVDHPQHAPHEHTVNIDFLNPSQGPSSRVAVELTEESALALIDAIRSALAAAPPGLTSTAPARTAA from the coding sequence ATGTGCACCTACCTCACCGAGAAGTTCGCGCTGGACGGCAGCGGCAAGGGAGCCGGCGGCTACTTCACGCTGACCGACGCGATGGTCTACGTCGACCACCCGCAGCACGCCCCCCACGAACACACCGTCAACATCGACTTCCTCAACCCCTCGCAGGGCCCTTCGTCGCGTGTGGCGGTGGAGCTGACCGAGGAGTCGGCGCTGGCCCTGATCGACGCGATCCGCTCCGCACTGGCCGCGGCCCCTCCAGGGCTGACGTCCACCGCTCCGGCGAGGACGGCGGCCTGA